The sequence ACTGAGGATTCGGACAGTCCGCAGGAAAGAGCTCAAGATAGGGATCACGACCTGCATCCTGACGATTGAAGATGTATCCACTCACCGATTCACCGGACCGTAACATCAAGGTCACGTCGCCACGGTAATCAAATGCAAGCTCAATTGCCTCCGCAGCCTCTTTCATTGAGCCCGGCGTGAACACTCGTCCTTCAAGAGAGCCGGTCATAACAGCAGTGTGATTCTTGGTGTCGGTCATCTCAGGAGCCCGCTCGTCACAATCCATATATTAATGAGCATATTGCCATGGTGATGATGAACGTTGAACGGTTACCGACTAACGAGAAGTAGGCGACAAGGTCAATTTAGCGGTTCGCGCAAAACCGGAGATAGTGCTAAACGTATCCTCGACAGCCGACGCCTCGTAGCCGCAATGGACCATACAATCAGCACACTTTTCATTTCGACCGGTTCCGTAATTTTCCCACTCCGTCAATTCCATCAACTCCCGGAACGTCTTCGTGTACCCTTCTTGAAGTAAGTAGCAAGGCTTCTGCCAGCCAAAGACGTTATAGGTCGGATTACCCCAAGGAGTGCACTGGTATTCACGCCGGCCCATGAGGAAATCCAAAAACAATGGAGATTGATTAAACTGCCAGCCCGATTTGGGACGAGTCAGGATCTTTGAGAATAGCTCTTGGGTTCGAGCCCGTTTCAGGAAATGCTGTTGATCTGGGGCTTTTTGATAACTATACCCCGGCGAGATGGTCATACCTTCAACGCCCAGCGCCATCATTTCATCAAAAAACTTTCTGACCCGCTCAGGATTTGCATCGTCGAACAACGTGGTATTTGTCGTAACGCGATGGCCCCGTTTGACGGCTGCCTTGATGGCTTTCACCGCTACCTCATAGACGCCATCCCGACATACGGCCAAATCATGTTCATCCTTGAGTCCATCCATATGGACACTGAATGTGAGATATTTCGAGGGCTTGTACTCATCCAGCTTGCGCTCCAAGAGAATCGCATTAGTGCAGAGATAAATATACTTCTTTCGATCTACTAGGCCCTGTATGATTTGTGCGATTTCAGGATGAATGAGTGGCTCACCACCAGGGATGCTCACCATAGGGGCTCCACATTCTTCCGCGGCCGCCCAGCATTGTTCGGGCGTTAACCGTTTATCAAGGACATGATCAGGGTACTGAATCTTTCCGCAACCCGCGCAGGCCAAGTTACAACGAAAGAGCGGCTCAAGCATGAGCACTAAGGGATACCGTTTCACTCCCTTCAGTTTCTGGGAGAGGACGTACGTCGCCACTGTATACATCTGGGAAATCGGAACAGCCATTCCGTTCTCCTTATCTACTCGGCTTTATTTTCTAGCCCGTATATATGAATAGCCGCTCAGCGCAGCTATACGTGGAAGCACAATAATGTGCGGGATTCTAACATCAAGTATGAGGCCCGTCAATTTGATCAACTTCTAAGCGCAACCGAGTAATTCGTCTCCTGAATTTTCCTTATCCTCTCCTGGCTGATGATCTTTTCGTCTTTGATAAAATTCGAAATTTCAGAAAAAGAATTTTCTTCGTCGGTGACTTCGGAAGTTTCATTCACGGTTGCACGGGATGCGTTGATGGATGAAAACTGCCCATAGTGTTCTTCGATCAAATCCAGAGCATCCGTTAGCCTTGATCCTTCAACAACACCCAACAGCGTGTCATCCCCCGTGACCTTCCAATGGGTCCATCTTCCTCTGAGACCAGGGAATCTGTGTTCCCAGCCCTTTCGTACTGCGGCTGGTACCTTCATCGGCATTTTCCCCGAAGCATGTAGCGATTCAGAAAGTGATCAAAACACTGGAGGCGCTTATCCGACGACGGCAATTACTATAAAACGATGATTAGTCGTCGGTATGCGCAAGCGAGGTTTGGAGGCGCCGAGCGGGTTCGAACCGCTGCATCGCAGTTTTGCAGACTGCTCCCTTACCACTTGGGTACGGCGCCCCAGGAGGCGGCATTATAGTCGCTTCGTTTCCTTGAACACAACACGCAGTTGAAAGACCACAGAGTTCACCATCTCTTTTACTCCCACGGCTGAACGTGCGTATCGCACTCGTCATACTACCCCTCGCCTGCCGTTAGCGAAGATCCATGGTTCGTTTTCATAAAAAGCGATTGAAGCCTGTTCCGAGAACCCGCACTTCCGAGGAGAAGCCCGAATAAGATCAGTATCGCAATGCCAAGATGGTGATAGCTTTTCAGCGCTTCCCATTTAGCTGAACCCACCACCTCATAGTTCAACACCATTGTGAGCACGATATACGCAGCCAAGACGACATACCCAGCGCTGGTCAACCTGCCGCTCATCCGGACCGCAGCCGCCACCACGACGAGCGCCGCCGGTATCATCCACACCAGGTGCTGATCCCAGGTAATGGGAGAAAACAACAAAGCAAGGATCAGGGTTCCTGCGCAATCCCGCCCCCACGTGGAATCTCCCGGCCCTTGAAACGGCCGCCGGCTTGACCACGCGAAGAGTCCAAGCAGACTGAGCCCTGCGATCGCGACGATTGCATTGGCAGCGAGAGAGGGTAGATCCATGACTGGTTTGTATCCCGGATCCACTTGCCGAAGCCGATGCGTCGGCGGATACGTGACTAGATACCGCAGCATAGTATGCCGAAGAGAGAGGTTGGCCTTTTGCAATTCATTTTCTTGCCGACCTTCTGCCTGCCGATCCAAAACTGACATCACGGCATTGTTGGTCCATTCAGTGTGATGTTCCCACCAATCCGTAGGTCCCATATACAAAACAGGCAGCGCGATCCAGATAAGTGTGGCCAGCACCGTGTATGCCGCAACACGCCACTGTCTCTTCCAAAGAAACAGTAGCACGAAGAGCGCAGGGGTGATCTTGAGGACAATGCCGAGCCCGACTAAAGCGGCGCCCAGCCGTTCCCGACCAACCCATATGGAATAAATCCCTCCAACCAGAATGCCCAGCAGTATGAGGTGCGGGCCGCCATCGTCGAGATCATTCAAGATAAATTGCAGCGTTAACGCGCCTGCGCCTACGCCAAGCAGTAGTCCACCCCACCCTGTCGAGTTCTCGAAGCTGCACACCATCCGGTGGAATAGACTGATCGTAATGACCAAACAGCCGATGGCGATGGCGTAACGCAAAGCCAAGCTTGGATTTCTGTCGAGAACAAGCAAGGGGGCGAAATAGATACCGGTGGTAGGCAAATACATGTAGCAGTAATCGTTTGCGTAGAGATATTCTCCTGAGAGAAAGCGCCGTCCGATTTCGCGATGAATATCGATATCTCGAAAGTGAAACGATCGCCCGAAGGAGATAATGTATCCATGCACCATTGCCGCAACGATCAAGCCAAGCTTGACCACTCGCACAAACAGATCTGACCTGACGAACTCTTTCATCCTATCGATCATGACGTTTTATCGCATTGGCGTAACGACACGATTCTTGCGCCACAAGAATGCGCCGTCATGTCCGTCTGAAAACCTGAATCAAGTAGCAGGAGAGACGCTGACCAGAGCGCGTCTACCGGTGAGGTAATACGGGGATCTCTTTCCCGAGCGTTGAGCGAGGCTCCGATTGGGGCATCAGTGATTCCCACTCGGTTGAGGGAAGAGGCACGATCGCTTCGCCACTACTTTCCGCGTCTTTTTCCTTGGCGAGCAGCTCCACTTCCTGAATCAAGGTCTCCATCAATTCGTCCATCGGAACCTTACGAACAAGCTTACCCTTCTTGAACAAGATACCTTTTCCCTCACCGCCGGCGATCCCGATGTCCGCCTCTTTACCTTCGCCAATTCCATTCACCACACACCCAAGCACCGAGACGTTCAACGGAGTCTTGATATGTCCCAGCTTTTTCTCCAACTCGTTCGCCATTCGAACAACATCGATCTCAACGCGCCCGCACGTCGGGCAGGCGATGACATTAATCCCTCGATGACGCAACTCAAGCGATTTTAAAATCTCAAACCCAACTTTGACTTCCTCGACAGGATCAGCAGCCAGCGATACACGTAGCGTGTCTCCGATACCCTGCGAAAGCAAGTAGCCAAGACCAATGGAAGACTTCACCGCCCCGGTCATGGCTGTCCCGGCTTCGGTAATTCCAATGTGAAGCGGATAATCCGACTGATGAGCGAAGAGCCAATACGCATCGATGGCATGATGCACGTCCGACGCTTTCAGCGAGACTTTCAGATTGGTAAAGCCCACATCTTCCAACGCATGCACGGCATTGAGTGCGGATTCTGCCAACGCCTCTGGAGAAGGCCAACCATATTTTTCCAGCAGAGGGCGTTCGAGTGACCCTCCGTTCACACCGACTCGAAGGGGAATACCCCGTTCATTCACAGCCTTGATGACTTCTTCCACCTTCCACCAGGCTCCGATATTGCCGGGGTTGATACGGACACAATCGACCACATGGGCGGCTTTTAAGGCTAATCGATGATCGAAGTGGATATCGGCAATCAGCGGCACCGTCATAGCCGCTTTAATTTGCGGAAGAACTTGGGCGGCTTCATCATCTGGAACCGCCACACGAATAAGTTCGCAGCCGGCCGCTTCGAGCCGGCGAATCTCGGCTATCGTCGAAACCACATCGCGCGTATCCGTCGAACACATGGATTGGACGGAAACGGGAGCATCGCCGCCGACTTTCACATTACCGACTGAGATCTGTCGGGTTTTTCGCCTTGCTATATGCATCTGGTGCTAACTGCCTGTTTTATGCCGTGACCACCCTCACTCAGCTACCCTGTTCGTCGCCATGGGGAAGGTGGCTGCCTAGTGCCGCACCAGCAAATTGGGATTTGATCGTTGACGCCTTGCCGATCAGTTCCTTCACGCTCTGGTAGATCCCCTCAGCTGTCAACCCGTATCGTTCACGCAAGAGATCTTGAGGCCCCTGTTCGATGTACCAATCAGGCAAGCCCAAGACCTTAGTCTTCACTTCCGTCACACCAGCATCTGAAAGGGTTTCCAATACAGCTGAGCCAAACCCTCCGATCTTGCAACCTTCCTCCACAGTTACAACATACCGCGCTCGCTTGGCCACATCCGCGATCAGCTCCTGATCAAGCGGTTTGACAAATCGACCGTTTACGACAGCCGTGGAGATACCTTCCTTGCCGAGCCGATCGGCCGCCTCGACGGCTTGCCATACGGAGACACCGATCGCAAAGATAGCGACATCTGTTCCTGATTTCAGGAGCTCCCCTTTCCCGATCGGGAGCGCCTTGGGAGCCGGATCCATCTTGACGCCAAGGCTCACCCCGCGCGGATAGCGCACGGAAATCGGCCCGTTAAATTCCAGACAGGTTTTCACCATATGCTGCAGTTCGTTTTCATCCTTCGGAGCCATCACCACCATATTGGGAACGTGGCGCAGGTAGGCATAGTCGAATGCGCCATGATGGGTCGTCCCATCCTCCGCGACGAGCCCGCCGCGATCAATGCAGAAAGTGACCGGAAGATTCTGGGTGGCGACATCGTGCACGACCTGGTCATACGCGCGCTGGAGGAAAGTCGCGTACATCGCGACAACCGGCTTCATCCCCTGTGCCGCCAGCCCCGCTGCAAACGTCACGGCATGCTGCTCAGCAATACCAACGTCGTACAAGCGGTCCGGGAATTCCTTTTCAAAAGCTGTCAACCCGGTGCCTTCGCACATCGCCGCCGTAATGGCTACGACACGTTTATCCTCGCGAGCCAATTTGACCAGCGCATCCATGGCGATCGCCGTATAGGAAGGGCGTGCTGCTTTCTTCGCCGGTGCGCCCGTCTCCAAAACAAACGGAGGGCAGGCATGGAACCACACCGGGTTCTTCATGGCCGGCTCGTAGCCAAGCCCCTTCTTCGTGATGACATGAAGCAATACCGGCCCCTTCATTTTCAACACATTCTCAAGCGTCGGGAGCAGATGCTCAAAGTTGTGACCATCGATCGGACCACTGTATTGGAAGCCCAGTTCCTCAAAGAGCAATCCCGGCAGAATCACACCTTTGGCGAGTTCTTCCGCCCGACGAGCGAGTTTTTGCATGTCAGACCCAATGTGGGGAATCTTACCCAACAACTGTCCGGTCTCTTCCCGCATCTTTCCATAAAACTCACCCGTGATGGTCCGACTCAGATACGCGGAAATAGCTCCAACGTTTTTCGAGATCGACATCTGATTGTCGTTCAAGATTACGAGAAAGTCTTTCCCCAGTCCTCCCGCATGATGCAGCCCTTCGAGGGTCATCCCTGCCGTCATGGCACCGTCACCCACGACGCAGACAACTTTATTCTTCTGTTTCAACTGCTCTCGAGCCTCGACCATACCGAAGGCAGCCGATACACCGGTACCGGCATGGCCCGCGTTGAACGTATCGTACTCACTCTCCTCCCGCTTGCAAAACCCGCTCAGCCCACCATATTGCCGCAACGTATGAAATTGCTCCCGCCGGCCAGTGAGGAGTTTATGTGTATAAGATTGATTGCTCGTATCCCAAACAATCTTGTCGGTCGGCGTGTCCAGGAGATACTGTAAGGCGACCGTGAGCTCAACGACACCCAAATTCGAGGCCAGGTGTCCTCCGACATTCGAGACCGCTCCGATAATCTGTTCACGAATCTCCTGGCACAAGACCGGAAACCGGTCAGGAGATAACCGCTTCAGATCAGCTGGACTATGGATTGTCTTAAGAATCGACATAGATGGTCTCCTTCTTTCTTCTTCCGTCAGCACCGTATCAGTTCGACACGCTGACGGATATCCCTTGCGCAGGCACTGGATTTTTGTGGAGTCTCACACAGGAACCACATGATGTCAAGCGCTTACACAAGATCCTTACCGTTGAAGACGCCTCGTGCGGTACTGAGGGTTAAGACACAAGGTCGTTCTCATTATGCCGGCCTGACGGATGTACCTAGTAAGGGAAATCAAGCCCGGCAAAGATGGCTCCACCTTCTTTACTAAACCCGTAATCAATTCGTCCCACTACGTTGGGTCTGATGATTCCCCGAAACCCGATACCCGGCGTGATACGGTAGTCTTTGAAGCTCACATTCTTGAAGGAGTTGAATACCTGCCCGGTATCGATGAACGGCGCGATCTCGAAGTCCGCCATGACGCCGGCGAGGCGCGTCCGCAGAATATGAATGCGCTCTTCAACACTGAACGCAATCAATTGCTTATCGATGTACCGATCCACGCCAAAACCGCGCAAATTGTTTTGTCCTCCTAACGAGCTTTGCTCATAGAACGGAACATCGGTACCCAGCGTTGCTTGTAGTTCCCCACGCACAACCAAGATCGCTCGTTTGGACTCGCTGGCGAACATCTTCTTCACCTCGAGTCCGTACCTCGAATACATCGGCTCCGCGCCGCTCTTGAAGTTATAGTTGAGCTCGGCATAGGCAGTGATTGCCGTTCCATCCGTCGGTGTGACCAAATTATTGCGCGTATCGTAATGGAAGCTGACCCGCTGGCCGAGAATCGTCGCCCCTTCCCCGCCGGGAGCGTCCGGGAAGAGGTCCCCTGTAAATGGAAGCGACGTGCCTCCCTGTTGAATCGCTTGCATGTGTCGTAACCGCTGACTCACCGCGATTTGCGTAACCTCGTTCGCATAAATACCGAATCTCCAGTTCAATCTCGTCTCGGACGCCGTATAGTTTGTCTCCTGCTCCTTGACCGTAGTCGGACCAAGTCCGAAAAATCGCACGGTTGCGTTCTTAAAGTGCATCGCGCTAAAGCCAATGCTATATCGTCCATTACTGAAACCTGGGTCGACATAACTGATAAGAAATTTTCGCTCAATCCGCTCTGTCCAGGAGGCAATTCCCCGGAGTTCTTTCCCCCCTGGTTCGTAACGGAACAGATTGACCGTGCCGCGAGTGCCGACGATCGAGTTGTAGACCACCATCGGCGCAACCAAATATTTGAGGTCCCCGTCCGGTCCCGTGATGAGCGCCGGCACGATCATCCCGATATCGTTGCCGTCGTTTTTACTCGTGCTTATGGCAGGGATAGGGAAGAACTTCACCTCTGCATGGGCAGGATCCAAGGGAAATGGGCACACGCTCCCAAGCAAGAAAAATGTCAGACTGAGCGCAAGGCTACGCATACACGTTCTCGTGGTCCCGCAAGACGACGTTATGGCGCTTTGAGTTTCTCGGATTTCTTGCGGAGCTGATCCACGAGATCGGAATACGATGATGCGCGAAGAATTTTCGTAAACTGTCCGCGATAATTGTTCACTAGACTAATATTGTCCACAACAACATCATAGACCCGCCAGTCTTCGGCTTTATTGATCAAGCGATAATCGAGCGGGATCTCGGTTTTCCCAGAAAGGACTTTGGTCCGCACTTCTGCATACTCTTTTTCCATCCGCTCGTTCAAATATTCCACCCCTTCGCCCGAATAGGTTTCAATCTTGTCCGCATACGAATTGGTGAGCAACGTCCGAAAGAGATCGACGAATTCTTGCTTCTGCTGATCAGTCAACTGATTCCAAGGAGCCCCCAGTGCCCGGCGGGACATTTCCGCATAGTCAAATCGAGCCGACACGACCTTTTCAAGCAGGTGCCGACGTTCGTCTGAGTTGTTCTTCTGTTTCAAGTCTTGATCGCGAACAATGCGAAGCACTTCGTCCACGGTCGCTTTCATGGCTTCGGTCGGAGCGCCAGCGTATCCTGGAACGACCGACGACCCAACGACGACGGCCGCCAAGAACGCAATAGCTCCCCAGTGAAACGAGGCTCGCCCACGCTTAAAAACTCTCATAGCCATCATTGCGCTCTCTCCCTCGCCCGAATTTCCATATCCTCGCCCATCGGCATTACCAGATGAGCTTAATTCACTTTGCCATGAACGTATTGGCTCACCAACTCCTCAAGGTCTAGACCTGCTTCTGTATCACGAATGATTTCTCCAGGTTTCAGCGGATCCCCTCCCCCGCCAGGCGAGAGCGCGAGGAATTTTTCTCCAATGATCCCCCTGGTTTTGATGGAGGCGATTGTATCGGAATACAGCTTCGTTCCGTTCTGCACCGCTAACTTCACCATTGCCCTATCTTCTTTGAGACTGATGGTCTTGACGCGCCCGACCTCAACACCGGCGATTTCCACCGTCGCTCCGGGTTTTAACCCCGACGCTGAGTTAAACAACGCCTCCACTTCAAAGAGATCTCCGCCGATGATTTCTAACTTACCGAGCTTGATCGAGAGATACCCCAGTGAGACGATTCCCACCAATACAAACACGCCCACAACCAATTCCAGCTTGCTCTTGTCCATCCTGGGACTCCTCTAATTTGCGGGGACCGCTCCGGTCAGCGACACCGTCCCACCAACCGAGATGAATTCTCTAATTTCAGGATCCGTTGTTCGCTGAAACTCAGATGGCTCGGCCATCAATGCAATCTTCCCCTGCTTCAACATTGCCACATAATCGGAAATGCCGAAGATCTCAGGAATTTGATGGCTCACCATTACGGCAGTAAACCCAAACTTCCGCTGCATACCCGTGATGAGATCATGGATCGACTTGGCCATGAGCGGATCAAGCCCGGTTGTCGGTTCGTCGAAGAGGATAATTTCCGGTTGCATTACCAATGCGCGGGCCAGACCGGCACGCTTGCGCATGCCACCGCTCAGTTCTGCGGGAAACTTGTGCCCCATGCCTGCTAATCCGACTTGCTCAAGTTTTTCTTCCACCCGGTGAGTCACGTCACCACCCTTCAGGCGGAGCTTTTCCCGAAGAGGAAACGCGACATTCTCAAAGACCGTCAACGAATCGAACAACGCCGCACCCTGAAACAGCATCGCAAACCGCTTCCGGACTTCATTCAGGGCCTGTCCACGAAGTCGTGAAATCTCCACGCCGTCAACCCAGACTTCTCCGGAATCCGGCTGAAAAAGACCGATCATGTGCTTCAGCAGGACGCTCTTCCCTTCTCCGCTTCGACCGATGATCGTGGTAAGTTTCCCTGCCGGAATGGCCAGATCAATTCCTCGCAAAACCGGTTGGCCACCTAACATCTTCGTCACACCGACGAGCTTCAGCATGGCTATAAGAGAACCGACGTCAAAAAATAGTCCCACACGAGAATCACGACCGACGACAACACGACAGCCTCGGTCGTGGCAGTACCGAGCCCCTCGGCACTCATCCTGGTGTAGAACCCTTTATAGCAACAAACCCAGCTGATAATCAGCCCGAAACTGATGGATTTGAGAATACCGCCATAAACATCTTTCCATTCAACCGCTGACTCGATCGAGTTCCAATACGAGCCGGCGTTCACCCCGAGCAAGTCCACCCCTACTAGATGGCCGCCATAGATTCCCACCACATCAAAGATCGCGACGAGCAACGGAACCCCAATTAATCCTGCGACGAGTTTCGGAGCAATCAGGTATTGAAGAGGATTGATGGCCATAGTATCGAGTGCGTCGATTTGTTCCGTGATCCGCATGATCCCGATCTCCGCCGTTATAGCCGAACCGGCTCGAGCCGTCACCATGAGCGCAGCCAGCACCGGCCCCAGTTCACGAATCATACTGAGTGCTACCGCGGATCCCAGCAATCCTTCGGAGCCGAACTTCCGTAACGTGTAGTACCCCTGCAGCGCCAAAACCATCCCAGTAAAGGCTGCAGTCAGCACGACAACAAACGTCGATTTGTATCCGATAAAGT is a genomic window of Candidatus Nitrospira kreftii containing:
- a CDS encoding hypothetical protein (conserved protein of unknown function), whose amino-acid sequence is MDCDERAPEMTDTKNHTAVMTGSLEGRVFTPGSMKEAAEAIELAFDYRGDVTLMLRSGESVSGYIFNRQDAGRDPYLELFPADCPNPQCILYRDIVTIAFTGEDTANGKSWESWVSKKESERRAEAEKNEAVARTKGYL
- a CDS encoding Hopanoid biosynthesis associated radical SAM protein HpnH; protein product: MAVPISQMYTVATYVLSQKLKGVKRYPLVLMLEPLFRCNLACAGCGKIQYPDHVLDKRLTPEQCWAAAEECGAPMVSIPGGEPLIHPEIAQIIQGLVDRKKYIYLCTNAILLERKLDEYKPSKYLTFSVHMDGLKDEHDLAVCRDGVYEVAVKAIKAAVKRGHRVTTNTTLFDDANPERVRKFFDEMMALGVEGMTISPGYSYQKAPDQQHFLKRARTQELFSKILTRPKSGWQFNQSPLFLDFLMGRREYQCTPWGNPTYNVFGWQKPCYLLQEGYTKTFRELMELTEWENYGTGRNEKCADCMVHCGYEASAVEDTFSTISGFARTAKLTLSPTSR
- a CDS encoding hypothetical protein (conserved membrane protein of unknown function), translating into MIDRMKEFVRSDLFVRVVKLGLIVAAMVHGYIISFGRSFHFRDIDIHREIGRRFLSGEYLYANDYCYMYLPTTGIYFAPLLVLDRNPSLALRYAIAIGCLVITISLFHRMVCSFENSTGWGGLLLGVGAGALTLQFILNDLDDGGPHLILLGILVGGIYSIWVGRERLGAALVGLGIVLKITPALFVLLFLWKRQWRVAAYTVLATLIWIALPVLYMGPTDWWEHHTEWTNNAVMSVLDRQAEGRQENELQKANLSLRHTMLRYLVTYPPTHRLRQVDPGYKPVMDLPSLAANAIVAIAGLSLLGLFAWSSRRPFQGPGDSTWGRDCAGTLILALLFSPITWDQHLVWMIPAALVVVAAAVRMSGRLTSAGYVVLAAYIVLTMVLNYEVVGSAKWEALKSYHHLGIAILILFGLLLGSAGSRNRLQSLFMKTNHGSSLTAGEG
- a CDS encoding 1-hydroxy-2-methyl-2-(E)-butenyl 4-diphosphate synthase, which translates into the protein MHIARRKTRQISVGNVKVGGDAPVSVQSMCSTDTRDVVSTIAEIRRLEAAGCELIRVAVPDDEAAQVLPQIKAAMTVPLIADIHFDHRLALKAAHVVDCVRINPGNIGAWWKVEEVIKAVNERGIPLRVGVNGGSLERPLLEKYGWPSPEALAESALNAVHALEDVGFTNLKVSLKASDVHHAIDAYWLFAHQSDYPLHIGITEAGTAMTGAVKSSIGLGYLLSQGIGDTLRVSLAADPVEEVKVGFEILKSLELRHRGINVIACPTCGRVEIDVVRMANELEKKLGHIKTPLNVSVLGCVVNGIGEGKEADIGIAGGEGKGILFKKGKLVRKVPMDELMETLIQEVELLAKEKDAESSGEAIVPLPSTEWESLMPQSEPRSTLGKEIPVLPHR
- a CDS encoding 1-deoxy-D-xylulose-5-phosphate synthase 1, with the protein product MSILKTIHSPADLKRLSPDRFPVLCQEIREQIIGAVSNVGGHLASNLGVVELTVALQYLLDTPTDKIVWDTSNQSYTHKLLTGRREQFHTLRQYGGLSGFCKREESEYDTFNAGHAGTGVSAAFGMVEAREQLKQKNKVVCVVGDGAMTAGMTLEGLHHAGGLGKDFLVILNDNQMSISKNVGAISAYLSRTITGEFYGKMREETGQLLGKIPHIGSDMQKLARRAEELAKGVILPGLLFEELGFQYSGPIDGHNFEHLLPTLENVLKMKGPVLLHVITKKGLGYEPAMKNPVWFHACPPFVLETGAPAKKAARPSYTAIAMDALVKLAREDKRVVAITAAMCEGTGLTAFEKEFPDRLYDVGIAEQHAVTFAAGLAAQGMKPVVAMYATFLQRAYDQVVHDVATQNLPVTFCIDRGGLVAEDGTTHHGAFDYAYLRHVPNMVVMAPKDENELQHMVKTCLEFNGPISVRYPRGVSLGVKMDPAPKALPIGKGELLKSGTDVAIFAIGVSVWQAVEAADRLGKEGISTAVVNGRFVKPLDQELIADVAKRARYVVTVEEGCKIGGFGSAVLETLSDAGVTEVKTKVLGLPDWYIEQGPQDLLRERYGLTAEGIYQSVKELIGKASTIKSQFAGAALGSHLPHGDEQGS
- a CDS encoding hypothetical protein (conserved protein of unknown function); translated protein: MRSLALSLTFFLLGSVCPFPLDPAHAEVKFFPIPAISTSKNDGNDIGMIVPALITGPDGDLKYLVAPMVVYNSIVGTRGTVNLFRYEPGGKELRGIASWTERIERKFLISYVDPGFSNGRYSIGFSAMHFKNATVRFFGLGPTTVKEQETNYTASETRLNWRFGIYANEVTQIAVSQRLRHMQAIQQGGTSLPFTGDLFPDAPGGEGATILGQRVSFHYDTRNNLVTPTDGTAITAYAELNYNFKSGAEPMYSRYGLEVKKMFASESKRAILVVRGELQATLGTDVPFYEQSSLGGQNNLRGFGVDRYIDKQLIAFSVEERIHILRTRLAGVMADFEIAPFIDTGQVFNSFKNVSFKDYRITPGIGFRGIIRPNVVGRIDYGFSKEGGAIFAGLDFPY
- a CDS encoding Organic solvent tolerance ABC transporter substrate-binding protein, with product MMAMRVFKRGRASFHWGAIAFLAAVVVGSSVVPGYAGAPTEAMKATVDEVLRIVRDQDLKQKNNSDERRHLLEKVVSARFDYAEMSRRALGAPWNQLTDQQKQEFVDLFRTLLTNSYADKIETYSGEGVEYLNERMEKEYAEVRTKVLSGKTEIPLDYRLINKAEDWRVYDVVVDNISLVNNYRGQFTKILRASSYSDLVDQLRKKSEKLKAP
- a CDS encoding putative toluene ABC transporter periplasmic subunit, with amino-acid sequence MDKSKLELVVGVFVLVGIVSLGYLSIKLGKLEIIGGDLFEVEALFNSASGLKPGATVEIAGVEVGRVKTISLKEDRAMVKLAVQNGTKLYSDTIASIKTRGIIGEKFLALSPGGGGDPLKPGEIIRDTEAGLDLEELVSQYVHGKVN
- a CDS encoding toluene ABC transporter ATP-binding subunit, which encodes MLKLVGVTKMLGGQPVLRGIDLAIPAGKLTTIIGRSGEGKSVLLKHMIGLFQPDSGEVWVDGVEISRLRGQALNEVRKRFAMLFQGAALFDSLTVFENVAFPLREKLRLKGGDVTHRVEEKLEQVGLAGMGHKFPAELSGGMRKRAGLARALVMQPEIILFDEPTTGLDPLMAKSIHDLITGMQRKFGFTAVMVSHQIPEIFGISDYVAMLKQGKIALMAEPSEFQRTTDPEIREFISVGGTVSLTGAVPAN
- a CDS encoding toluene ABC transporter membrane subunit; translated protein: MRFPETIGRWALTYVTEMGRMLIFVVSSFAWLARPPFRITQIVKQLHFIGYKSTFVVVLTAAFTGMVLALQGYYTLRKFGSEGLLGSAVALSMIRELGPVLAALMVTARAGSAITAEIGIMRITEQIDALDTMAINPLQYLIAPKLVAGLIGVPLLVAIFDVVGIYGGHLVGVDLLGVNAGSYWNSIESAVEWKDVYGGILKSISFGLIISWVCCYKGFYTRMSAEGLGTATTEAVVLSSVVILVWDYFLTSVLL